A single genomic interval of bacterium harbors:
- a CDS encoding aconitate hydratase, which produces MPKIETTPELVRKTYEQVQQNLGTVRRRLGRPLTYAEKILLGHLDDPEGQELTPGDSYLALRPDRVAMQDATAQMALLQFISSGRDETAVPSSVHCDHLIQAYEGASEDMATARVTNREVYDFLRSASARYGLGFWGPGAGIIHQVVLEKYAYPGGMMIGTDSHTPNAGGLGMFACGVGGADAVDVMAGFPWEVLYPKLVGVHLTGELSGWSAPKDVILKVCELLTVKGGTNRVVEYFGPGTRSLSCTGKATITNMGAELGATTSIFPYDERMELYLKSTGREVLADLSNEFAELLRADPEVANEPDGFFDEIVEIDLSTLEPHIVGPHTPDLARPVSKMESDAEENGYPASLTSCLIGSCTNSSYEDLSRAADVARQASARGAKAKTKLWCTPGSEQVHQTIRRDGQLDALEEVGAIVLANACGPCIGQWRRDDVEKGVPNSILTSFNRNFPKRNDGNPETLAFISSPEICVAYALAGTLAFNPLTDEIEAADGSRFKLTPPAPAPDVPEQGFVTSHDGYLAPPDDPGNVEVEISPESERLAFLEPFAPWSGRDFEELPLLLKAKGKCTTDHISMAGPWLRFRGHLNRISDNMYIGAINAFTGKAGEGLDQLSDETGISFPKIARHYKAEGLRWVVVGDENYGEGSSREHAAMEPRHLGCAAVIARSFARIAETNLKKQGVLPLTFVDPADYEKIQEQTRISITGLSELAEDRPLQAVLHQSDGSTQPFDVAHSLNDDQIAWFKAGSALNVLKG; this is translated from the coding sequence ATGCCCAAGATCGAGACCACACCCGAACTCGTGCGAAAGACCTACGAGCAGGTTCAGCAGAATCTGGGGACCGTGCGTCGCCGCTTGGGTCGGCCTCTGACCTACGCCGAGAAGATCCTGCTCGGTCATCTCGACGATCCCGAAGGCCAGGAGCTCACACCGGGCGATAGCTACCTCGCCTTGCGCCCGGATCGGGTTGCCATGCAGGACGCCACGGCCCAGATGGCCCTGCTCCAATTCATTTCTTCCGGCCGCGATGAAACTGCCGTGCCCAGCAGTGTGCATTGCGATCATCTCATCCAGGCCTACGAGGGCGCGTCCGAGGATATGGCGACTGCCCGGGTGACGAATCGGGAGGTCTACGATTTCCTGCGTTCGGCGTCAGCGCGCTACGGCCTCGGCTTCTGGGGCCCAGGTGCCGGGATCATCCATCAGGTGGTGCTCGAGAAATACGCCTACCCCGGTGGCATGATGATCGGCACGGATTCCCATACACCGAATGCCGGGGGCCTCGGCATGTTCGCCTGCGGTGTGGGTGGTGCCGATGCCGTGGACGTGATGGCCGGTTTTCCCTGGGAGGTGTTGTATCCGAAGCTGGTCGGGGTTCACTTGACGGGCGAACTCAGTGGCTGGTCGGCGCCGAAGGACGTGATCCTGAAGGTCTGTGAGCTGCTCACGGTGAAGGGTGGCACGAACCGGGTGGTCGAATACTTCGGCCCCGGGACTCGCTCGCTCTCGTGCACAGGCAAGGCCACGATCACCAACATGGGCGCCGAACTCGGTGCGACCACATCGATCTTCCCGTACGACGAGCGGATGGAGTTGTATCTGAAGAGCACCGGGCGAGAGGTGCTGGCAGATCTCTCCAACGAGTTTGCAGAGCTGCTCCGGGCGGATCCAGAGGTTGCGAACGAGCCGGATGGCTTCTTCGACGAAATCGTCGAGATCGATCTCTCGACGCTCGAGCCGCATATCGTCGGCCCCCACACGCCCGATCTGGCGCGACCGGTTTCGAAGATGGAATCGGATGCCGAGGAAAACGGCTATCCGGCCAGCCTTACTTCCTGCCTGATCGGGAGCTGCACGAACTCCTCGTACGAGGATCTGTCGCGGGCCGCTGACGTGGCGAGACAAGCGAGTGCGCGAGGTGCGAAGGCGAAGACGAAGCTCTGGTGCACTCCGGGTTCGGAGCAGGTGCATCAGACGATCCGCCGCGATGGGCAGCTCGATGCACTGGAAGAAGTGGGTGCCATTGTCCTGGCCAACGCTTGCGGCCCGTGCATCGGCCAGTGGCGCCGGGACGATGTAGAGAAGGGTGTACCGAATTCCATCCTGACCTCGTTCAATCGCAACTTTCCGAAGCGCAACGATGGGAACCCGGAAACGTTGGCCTTCATCAGCAGCCCGGAAATCTGTGTCGCCTACGCATTGGCCGGTACGCTGGCGTTCAATCCGTTGACGGATGAGATCGAGGCGGCCGACGGGAGCCGTTTCAAGCTCACCCCCCCGGCGCCGGCACCGGACGTACCGGAGCAGGGGTTCGTCACCAGCCACGACGGCTACCTCGCTCCGCCGGACGACCCGGGAAATGTCGAAGTGGAGATCAGCCCGGAGTCCGAGCGGCTGGCCTTCCTCGAACCCTTCGCTCCCTGGAGTGGACGGGATTTCGAGGAGCTACCGCTTCTGCTGAAGGCCAAAGGCAAGTGCACGACGGATCATATCTCGATGGCGGGCCCCTGGTTGCGCTTCCGCGGTCATCTGAATCGGATCAGCGACAACATGTACATCGGCGCGATCAACGCATTCACAGGCAAGGCAGGAGAGGGCCTGGACCAGCTCTCGGATGAGACGGGAATTTCGTTTCCCAAGATCGCTCGTCACTACAAAGCCGAGGGTCTTCGCTGGGTCGTCGTCGGCGACGAGAACTACGGGGAGGGTTCGAGCCGGGAGCATGCGGCCATGGAGCCCCGTCACCTGGGTTGTGCCGCCGTCATCGCGCGAAGCTTCGCTCGGATTGCCGAAACGAACCTGAAGAAGCAGGGTGTCCTGCCACTCACTTTCGTCGATCCGGCCGACTACGAGAAGATCCAGGAGCAGACGCGCATCAGCATCACCGGGCTCAGTGAGTTGGCTGAGGATCGCCCGCTCCAGGCGGTCCTCCATCAGTCCGATGGCAGCACGCAACCCTTCGACGTCGCACACTCCCTGAACGACGACCAGATCGCCTGGTTCAAGGCCGGTTCCGCCCTCAACGTCCTGAAGGGCTAG
- a CDS encoding TVP38/TMEM64 family protein, with product MNESSSDRRHLLRRLLGLAALALLVGIPFALRRAADVELNVDSIREFVSSLGVWGPVVMVLIVTFRTPLLLTSQIVLTVAGVCFGALEGALYGALGSFLSGFGVFVAVRWLGADAIAGRVPPNLQRTLEVAGSRGTAALMAIGTALPVGPTTLYHAAAGLTKMGMPTFTIALVIGVIPRSLVYAAFGSSLLEGEYGNAAWLGAVILLPFLALIHPGARGWIRYQFSPALPSEKSTSGDGVYN from the coding sequence TATTGGTGGGCATCCCGTTTGCGCTGCGCCGAGCGGCAGACGTCGAGCTGAATGTGGATTCGATTCGCGAGTTCGTCAGCAGCCTGGGCGTCTGGGGCCCCGTCGTGATGGTCCTGATCGTGACCTTCCGGACACCTCTCCTGCTGACCTCCCAGATCGTTCTCACCGTGGCCGGCGTCTGCTTTGGCGCCCTGGAGGGCGCCTTGTACGGCGCTCTCGGCAGCTTTCTCTCTGGCTTCGGCGTCTTCGTTGCCGTGCGTTGGCTCGGTGCAGACGCGATCGCCGGGCGGGTACCGCCCAACCTGCAACGCACTCTCGAAGTCGCCGGGAGCCGCGGCACCGCCGCCCTGATGGCCATTGGAACCGCGCTCCCGGTCGGCCCGACGACCCTCTATCACGCCGCAGCCGGCCTCACGAAGATGGGCATGCCGACCTTCACCATCGCCCTGGTGATTGGGGTCATTCCTCGTTCACTCGTCTACGCGGCATTCGGTAGCAGCCTCCTCGAAGGCGAATACGGAAATGCCGCCTGGCTCGGCGCGGTGATCCTGCTCCCCTTCCTCGCGCTCATCCACCCAGGTGCGAGGGGCTGGATCCGCTACCAGTTCTCCCCCGCCCTCCCCTCCGAGAAGTCAACGAGCGGGGACGGGGTTTACAATTGA
- a CDS encoding alpha/beta hydrolase: MEPRSFFVHGGDGHKIHVLEWSTEGVPLVFVHGFGNTARIWDDAAALVAPHYRTIAIDQRGHGESDHDPEHRYAYDDLARDLEAVVEALQIERFVLVGHSLGGRTAMTYAEGNAERLAGLVIVDTGPEHDPRGSSRIRSEVEQRGDGTVASVKEYESILAHNFPASSPGVIRRMATAELRERDDGRWERKLDPTFFPARADMDEAAMEAHEREMSKRLWAVLEKIPCPTLVVRGAASDILGPDVADRMVEEALPNGTLAVVGQASHSVMTDNPEGFNATLSAFALGS, encoded by the coding sequence ATGGAACCCCGTTCGTTCTTCGTCCACGGTGGGGACGGCCACAAGATCCACGTTCTGGAGTGGAGCACCGAAGGTGTTCCCCTGGTCTTCGTCCATGGCTTTGGGAACACGGCCCGCATCTGGGACGACGCCGCAGCTCTCGTGGCACCCCACTATCGGACGATCGCCATTGATCAACGTGGCCATGGCGAATCGGACCACGATCCAGAACACCGCTACGCCTATGACGATCTGGCAAGGGATCTCGAGGCCGTCGTCGAAGCCCTGCAGATCGAGCGCTTCGTTCTGGTGGGCCACTCCCTGGGAGGGCGCACCGCGATGACGTATGCGGAAGGGAACGCGGAGCGCCTCGCCGGATTGGTGATCGTCGACACAGGCCCGGAACACGATCCGCGTGGAAGCTCTCGCATTCGCAGTGAGGTCGAGCAGCGCGGCGATGGGACCGTGGCGTCGGTCAAGGAATACGAGAGCATCCTTGCGCATAACTTCCCCGCTTCCTCACCTGGAGTGATCCGACGGATGGCCACCGCGGAGCTCCGCGAACGGGACGACGGCCGCTGGGAGCGGAAACTCGACCCGACCTTCTTTCCCGCCCGTGCGGACATGGACGAAGCCGCGATGGAGGCCCACGAACGCGAAATGTCGAAACGCCTGTGGGCAGTCCTCGAGAAGATCCCCTGCCCAACGCTCGTGGTCCGCGGCGCGGCGTCGGACATCCTGGGCCCGGACGTCGCCGATCGGATGGTGGAGGAAGCCCTCCCCAACGGAACACTCGCCGTCGTTGGCCAGGCCAGCCACTCCGTGATGACCGACAACCCCGAAGGCTTCAACGCCACCCTCTCCGCCTTCGCCCTCGGAAGCTGA